A stretch of the Corynebacterium maris DSM 45190 genome encodes the following:
- a CDS encoding NUDIX hydrolase: MGNDARLAVSTVIFTLREQSDVDKRAGVPALWTPFVLRTRDPYQDRWALPGGWLPDDEELEEAAARTLAETTGLHPSYMEQLYTFGRVDRSPTGRVISVVYWALVRGAEVEQAVPTENVRWYPADDLPELAFDHRQIVDYALTRLRTKVEYARIAHAFLGETFTLGQLRMVHEAVLGERVDPANFRRSALAEGDLEETGDYLAGTPHRPPKLYRYRADVDVQPGLTH; this comes from the coding sequence ATGGGCAACGACGCACGGCTGGCGGTGTCCACCGTCATTTTCACGCTCCGGGAACAATCGGACGTCGATAAGCGTGCCGGCGTCCCCGCCCTGTGGACCCCTTTTGTCCTGCGCACCCGCGATCCCTATCAGGATCGATGGGCCCTGCCCGGGGGATGGCTGCCGGATGACGAGGAGCTGGAGGAGGCCGCCGCCCGCACCCTGGCGGAAACGACCGGGCTGCACCCCAGTTACATGGAGCAGCTCTACACCTTCGGCCGCGTCGACCGATCGCCGACCGGCCGGGTGATCTCCGTCGTGTACTGGGCGCTGGTACGCGGCGCAGAGGTCGAGCAAGCCGTCCCCACCGAAAACGTCCGCTGGTACCCCGCGGACGACCTGCCTGAACTCGCCTTCGACCACCGTCAAATCGTGGACTATGCCCTGACCCGGCTGCGCACCAAAGTCGAATACGCCCGGATCGCGCACGCCTTCCTCGGCGAGACCTTCACCCTGGGGCAACTGCGCATGGTGCACGAGGCGGTCCTCGGCGAGCGCGTGGACCCGGCGAATTTCCGCCGTTCCGCGCTGGCCGAAGGCGACTTGGAAGAGACCGGCGACTACCTGGCGGGCACCCCGCACCGGCCGCCGAAGCTATACCGCTACCGGGCGGACGTGGACGTCCAGCCCGGCCTCACTCACTGA
- the nadA gene encoding quinolinate synthase NadA, whose protein sequence is MTIQDTRSAASVDRRLKLIATGSSAGSSCSGELTSGPWEFDAPTIAHGYGPGASQADQIPAAAPRQGQIPAEYTNAPDEELHERIRAAKEELGERAVILGHFYQRDEIIQHADFVGDSFQLANAAKTRPEAEAIVFCGVHFMAETADLLSTPEQASILPNLAAGCSMADMADLDSVTECWEQLEEVYGTEPDADGRAPIIPVTYMNSSAALKGFVGEHGGIVCTSSNASAVLDWAFERGQRVLFFPDQHLGRNTGKAAGVPLEQMPMWNPNRPLGGNTEQQLEEAKILLWHGFCSVHKRFSVEQIDQARAEHPDVHVIVHPESPMPVVDAADSAGSTDFIVKAIEAAPAGSTFAIGTEINLVQRLAAEHPEHTIFCLDPVICPCSTMYRIHPAYLAWVLEELVAGNVVNQISVPDSVADPARTALERMLSVAPQQGAKKK, encoded by the coding sequence ATGACCATCCAGGACACTCGTTCGGCCGCCTCCGTGGACCGCCGACTCAAGCTCATCGCCACCGGCTCCTCCGCCGGTTCCAGCTGCTCAGGGGAGCTGACGTCCGGCCCCTGGGAGTTCGACGCCCCCACGATCGCCCACGGCTACGGCCCCGGCGCCTCCCAGGCGGACCAGATCCCGGCCGCCGCCCCGCGCCAGGGCCAGATCCCGGCGGAGTACACGAATGCCCCGGACGAGGAGCTCCACGAGCGCATCCGCGCCGCCAAGGAAGAACTCGGCGAGCGCGCGGTCATCCTCGGGCACTTCTACCAGCGCGACGAGATCATCCAGCATGCCGACTTCGTGGGGGATTCCTTCCAACTGGCCAACGCGGCGAAGACCCGCCCGGAGGCCGAGGCCATCGTGTTCTGCGGCGTGCACTTCATGGCGGAGACCGCCGACCTGCTGTCCACCCCGGAGCAGGCCTCGATCCTGCCGAATCTGGCCGCCGGCTGCTCCATGGCGGACATGGCCGACCTGGATTCGGTGACCGAGTGCTGGGAGCAGCTCGAGGAGGTCTACGGCACCGAACCGGACGCCGACGGCCGCGCCCCCATCATCCCGGTGACCTACATGAACTCCTCGGCGGCGCTCAAGGGCTTCGTCGGCGAACACGGCGGCATCGTCTGCACCTCCTCAAACGCCTCCGCCGTATTGGACTGGGCGTTTGAGCGCGGCCAGCGCGTGCTGTTCTTCCCCGACCAGCACCTGGGCCGCAACACCGGTAAGGCCGCGGGCGTCCCGCTGGAGCAGATGCCGATGTGGAACCCGAACCGCCCGCTGGGCGGCAACACCGAGCAGCAGCTCGAGGAGGCCAAGATCCTGCTCTGGCACGGTTTCTGCTCCGTACACAAGCGCTTCAGCGTCGAGCAGATCGACCAGGCCCGCGCCGAACACCCGGACGTGCACGTGATCGTGCACCCGGAATCCCCGATGCCGGTGGTCGACGCGGCCGATTCCGCCGGGTCCACGGACTTCATCGTCAAGGCCATCGAGGCCGCCCCGGCGGGCTCCACCTTCGCGATCGGCACCGAGATCAACCTCGTGCAGCGCCTGGCCGCCGAACACCCGGAGCACACCATCTTCTGCCTCGACCCGGTGATCTGCCCGTGCTCCACGATGTATCGCATCCACCCCGCCTACCTGGCGTGGGTGCTCGAGGAGCTGGTGGCCGGCAACGTCGTCAACCAGATCTCCGTGCCGGACAGCGTCGCCGACCCGGCGCGCACCGCCCTGGAGCGCATGCTCTCGGTGGCGCCGCAGCAGGGGGCGAAGAAGAAATGA
- the nadC gene encoding carboxylating nicotinate-nucleotide diphosphorylase, whose amino-acid sequence MSDAIRGIVAAALAEDAPHGDLTSEALVPVDAQLSASLVAREPGRFSGGEVFATVFELVDASVTVELAVTDGTAFQPGDVLATVNGPARAVLRAERIALNLVQRMSGVATLTARYVAEVKGTAARIVDTRKTTPGLRVLERQAVRDGGGHNHRFFLSDAVMAKDNHLAALSTAGVSLADALRQARARISHTTHLEVEVDRLDQLEEVLAVEPGVVNSVMLDNFELADLRRGVELVDGRLIVEASGGVTLDTVGDIARTGVDVISVGALTHSVRSLDLGLDVQ is encoded by the coding sequence ATGAGCGACGCCATCCGCGGCATCGTCGCCGCCGCTCTCGCCGAGGACGCGCCCCACGGGGACCTGACCTCCGAGGCATTGGTCCCGGTCGACGCCCAGCTCAGCGCCTCCCTGGTGGCGCGCGAGCCGGGCCGGTTCAGCGGCGGGGAGGTCTTTGCCACCGTCTTCGAGCTTGTCGACGCCTCCGTCACCGTCGAGCTCGCCGTCACCGACGGCACCGCCTTTCAGCCGGGCGACGTGTTGGCCACCGTTAACGGCCCGGCCCGCGCCGTGCTGCGCGCCGAGCGGATCGCGTTGAACCTGGTGCAGCGCATGAGCGGGGTAGCCACGCTCACCGCCCGCTACGTCGCGGAGGTGAAGGGTACGGCGGCGCGCATCGTCGATACGCGCAAGACCACCCCGGGCCTGCGGGTGCTGGAGCGCCAGGCCGTGCGCGACGGCGGAGGCCACAACCACCGCTTCTTCCTGTCGGACGCGGTGATGGCCAAGGACAACCACCTGGCCGCGTTGTCCACCGCCGGGGTGTCGCTGGCCGATGCGCTGCGTCAGGCCCGCGCGCGGATCTCGCACACCACGCACCTGGAGGTCGAGGTCGACCGCCTGGATCAACTCGAGGAAGTCCTCGCGGTGGAACCGGGCGTGGTCAACTCCGTGATGCTGGACAACTTCGAGCTCGCTGACCTGCGCCGCGGGGTGGAGCTCGTCGACGGCCGCCTCATCGTCGAGGCCAGCGGCGGCGTCACCCTGGACACCGTGGGAGACATCGCCCGCACCGGCGTCGACGTCATCTCCGTGGGTGCCTTGACGCACAGCGTGCGCTCGCTGGACCTGGGGTTGGACGTGCAGTGA
- a CDS encoding cysteine desulfurase family protein, which yields MIYLDHAATTPVRRSALEAMWPYLTGEFGNPSSTHGLGRAAAAGLVQARAAVAKVLGGRASEVTFTAGGTEADNLALKGFALGRPRGKHLVTTPIEHDAVLASAEYLQRIHGFEVDYLTPSVEGLIDPEELTEVLREDTTLVSIHYANNEIGAIQPIAELTAVAKQKKVPFHTDAVQAAGQLPLNVAELGVDALSLSGHKVGAPKGSGVLWSRGRYALEPVIHGGGQERGRRSGTENIAGAVALAVALSEAEAERVETAVRLSTLRDEFIDAVLSTCPGAQVSGPRQARLPGHASFVFPGVNGETVLLELESRGIVCSSGAACAAGADEPSHVLTALGMGEELARTAVRFTFGPDVTGADIDAAAQAVRESVAAVGALGGR from the coding sequence GTGATCTACCTCGACCACGCCGCCACCACGCCCGTGCGCCGCAGCGCTCTGGAGGCGATGTGGCCGTATCTGACCGGGGAGTTCGGCAACCCGTCCAGCACCCACGGCCTGGGCCGCGCAGCTGCGGCGGGGCTCGTCCAGGCGCGTGCAGCGGTGGCGAAGGTGCTCGGCGGGCGGGCCTCCGAGGTGACCTTCACCGCCGGCGGCACCGAGGCCGACAACTTGGCGCTCAAAGGTTTCGCGCTGGGCCGTCCGCGCGGAAAACACCTGGTGACCACCCCGATCGAGCACGATGCGGTGCTGGCCAGCGCCGAGTACCTGCAGCGCATCCACGGCTTCGAGGTCGATTACCTGACTCCTTCTGTCGAGGGGTTGATAGACCCGGAGGAGCTGACTGAAGTCCTGCGTGAAGACACCACGCTGGTCTCGATCCACTACGCCAACAACGAAATCGGCGCGATCCAACCCATCGCGGAACTTACGGCCGTGGCGAAGCAGAAGAAGGTGCCGTTTCACACCGATGCCGTGCAAGCCGCCGGGCAGCTGCCGCTGAATGTCGCTGAGCTGGGCGTGGACGCGCTGAGCCTGTCCGGCCACAAGGTCGGCGCACCGAAAGGCAGCGGGGTGCTGTGGTCGCGCGGGCGTTACGCGCTCGAGCCCGTCATCCACGGCGGGGGACAGGAACGCGGCCGACGCAGCGGCACCGAGAACATCGCCGGGGCGGTGGCCCTGGCCGTCGCGCTGAGCGAGGCCGAAGCCGAACGCGTAGAAACGGCCGTCCGGCTGAGCACGCTGCGCGACGAGTTCATCGACGCGGTGCTGTCGACGTGCCCCGGCGCACAGGTGAGCGGCCCGCGGCAGGCGCGTCTGCCCGGACACGCCTCCTTCGTCTTTCCGGGCGTCAACGGCGAAACGGTGCTGCTGGAACTCGAGTCCCGCGGGATCGTGTGCTCCTCTGGGGCGGCGTGCGCGGCCGGGGCGGACGAGCCCTCGCATGTGCTCACCGCCTTAGGCATGGGGGAGGAGCTGGCGCGCACCGCGGTGCGTTTCACCTTCGGCCCGGACGTCACAGGCGCCGATATCGACGCCGCGGCGCAGGCCGTACGCGAATCTGTGGCCGCGGTAGGGGCGCTCGGCGGGCGTTGA
- a CDS encoding cytochrome P450/oxidoreductase, which translates to MTDTLANQNTDAGASACPFLNGEMVDVAALNNRESVSDEHFDPLGTDFVNDPWGHTEWSFHNEPVFYSHKLGYWVVTRYDDIMKIFKDTENYSASNVLDKAVPLSDEAKDVLDDYGYDFRDTIVNTDEPIHTPRRRALEEPFRVEQLRKLEETARATVDSYIDKFIADGEADVYTDLLHISPLTVALQFMGIPAEDMAKIHEYSMAHATTTWGKPAPGQDLTVAETNGKFWQHSQKVLAKLMADETAEGWVPHSIRAHREDPETVPMYYLRSKTMSAVTAAHDTTANSASNLFIYLHTERPDLWKTLQQNPELLPNAIEESLRLNGGSHAWRRKTVNEVEVRGVTIPAGENVLLVTSVANRDPEVFPDPHTFDLYRDNVTKHLTFGYGIHQCMGRNLARMQMQILFQQLLKRLPHIQLDEGQDTSFGRLPSMSFRGPQTIRAHWDASKNPENFGPVSEENPAIVYNGPSRELRTRTMVVSEIEDTTDTIRRITLTNMDETELPKCYSGAHIEINAGGLNRQYSLVNEAPDVWEIAVQLEEESRGGSKWIHENLTPGSVVEVRGPRNNFRFNKEATKLILVGAGIGVTPMLAMADEAKAEGIDYELHYSGSSKDSMAYLERIVRDHGGTAELHISEEGTRMDVTQFADRYEDGVQLLTCGPDRFTSAILEATAHWPEDTVRRESFTATTLIDASQNKPFTVVKNSTGEEYTVPANMTLLETLEAAGEDLYAECREGICGTCEVGMVSGKAEHRDLVMSEKEKRENNSLMTCVSRGACGSKLVLDI; encoded by the coding sequence ATGACCGACACCCTGGCCAACCAGAACACCGACGCCGGCGCCTCCGCCTGCCCGTTTTTGAACGGCGAGATGGTCGACGTCGCCGCGCTGAACAACCGCGAGAGCGTCTCCGACGAACACTTCGACCCCCTGGGCACCGACTTCGTCAACGACCCGTGGGGCCACACCGAGTGGTCCTTCCACAACGAGCCGGTGTTCTACTCCCACAAGCTCGGTTACTGGGTCGTCACCCGCTACGACGACATCATGAAGATCTTCAAGGACACCGAGAACTACTCCGCGTCCAACGTCCTGGACAAGGCCGTCCCGCTCTCCGACGAGGCCAAGGACGTCCTCGACGACTACGGCTACGACTTCCGCGACACCATCGTCAACACCGACGAGCCGATCCACACCCCGCGCCGCCGCGCCCTGGAAGAACCCTTCCGCGTCGAGCAGCTGCGCAAGTTGGAGGAGACCGCGCGCGCGACCGTCGACAGCTACATCGACAAGTTCATCGCCGACGGCGAGGCCGACGTCTACACCGATCTGCTGCACATCTCCCCGCTGACCGTCGCCCTGCAGTTCATGGGCATCCCGGCCGAGGACATGGCCAAAATCCACGAGTACTCCATGGCGCACGCCACCACCACCTGGGGCAAGCCGGCCCCGGGCCAGGATCTGACCGTCGCGGAGACCAACGGCAAGTTCTGGCAGCACTCCCAGAAGGTCTTGGCCAAGCTCATGGCCGACGAGACGGCCGAGGGCTGGGTGCCGCACTCCATCCGCGCGCACCGCGAGGACCCGGAGACCGTCCCGATGTACTACCTGCGCTCCAAGACGATGTCCGCGGTCACCGCCGCGCACGACACCACCGCGAACTCCGCGTCGAACCTGTTCATCTACCTGCACACCGAGCGCCCCGACCTGTGGAAGACGCTGCAGCAGAACCCGGAGCTGCTGCCGAACGCCATCGAAGAGTCCCTGCGCCTCAACGGCGGATCGCACGCCTGGCGCCGCAAGACCGTCAACGAGGTCGAAGTCCGCGGCGTGACGATCCCGGCCGGCGAAAACGTCCTGCTGGTCACCTCCGTGGCCAACCGCGACCCGGAGGTCTTCCCGGACCCGCACACCTTCGACCTCTACCGCGACAACGTCACCAAGCACCTGACCTTCGGCTACGGCATCCACCAGTGCATGGGCCGCAACCTGGCGCGCATGCAGATGCAGATCCTGTTCCAGCAGCTGCTCAAGCGCCTGCCGCACATCCAGCTCGACGAAGGCCAGGACACCAGCTTCGGCCGCCTGCCGTCGATGTCCTTCCGCGGCCCGCAGACCATCCGGGCGCACTGGGACGCGTCCAAGAACCCGGAGAACTTCGGCCCCGTCTCGGAGGAGAACCCGGCGATCGTCTACAACGGACCCAGCCGTGAGTTGCGCACCCGCACCATGGTCGTCTCCGAGATCGAGGACACGACCGACACGATCCGCCGCATCACGCTGACCAACATGGATGAGACGGAACTGCCGAAGTGCTACTCCGGCGCCCACATCGAGATCAACGCCGGCGGGCTCAACCGCCAGTACTCCCTGGTTAACGAGGCACCCGACGTCTGGGAGATCGCGGTGCAGCTCGAAGAGGAAAGCCGCGGCGGCTCCAAGTGGATCCACGAGAACCTCACCCCCGGTTCCGTCGTCGAGGTCCGCGGTCCGCGCAACAACTTCCGCTTCAACAAGGAGGCCACCAAGCTCATCCTGGTCGGCGCGGGCATCGGCGTCACCCCGATGCTGGCCATGGCCGACGAAGCCAAGGCCGAGGGCATCGACTATGAGCTGCACTACTCGGGCAGCTCCAAGGACTCCATGGCCTACCTGGAACGCATCGTCCGCGACCACGGCGGCACCGCGGAGCTGCACATCTCCGAGGAGGGCACCCGCATGGACGTCACGCAGTTCGCCGACCGCTACGAGGACGGCGTCCAGCTGCTGACCTGCGGCCCGGACCGGTTCACCTCCGCCATCCTGGAGGCGACCGCCCACTGGCCGGAAGACACCGTCCGCCGCGAATCCTTCACCGCGACCACGCTGATCGACGCCTCCCAGAACAAGCCGTTCACCGTGGTGAAAAACTCCACCGGCGAGGAGTACACCGTCCCGGCGAACATGACCCTGCTGGAGACCCTCGAGGCCGCCGGCGAGGACCTCTACGCCGAGTGCCGTGAAGGCATCTGCGGCACCTGCGAGGTCGGGATGGTCTCCGGCAAGGCCGAGCACCGCGACCTGGTGATGTCCGAGAAGGAAAAGCGCGAGAACAACTCCCTGATGACCTGCGTCTCCCGCGGCGCCTGCGGCTCCAAGCTCGTCCTGGACATCTAA
- a CDS encoding PLP-dependent aminotransferase family protein, translated as MSLLDFDADQLAAFAAEVRQDYDVLKDKDLKLDLTRGKPAAEQLDLADALLELPGKGNHHAADGTDVRNYGNLAGLADVRGIWAELLGVELEQIYAGDSSSLNIMFDLVSWAYAFGTNDSERPWKDEETVKWICPVPGYDRHFTITEKFGFEMISVPMLEDGPDLNAIQELVKDPQVKGMWVVPVFSNPTGVTTSEEIARGLAEMETAAPDFRIVWDNAYAVHTLTDEFPPVHDVLGFAEAAGNPNRFWYLTSTSKITHAGAGVSFFASSVDNLDWYKSVASVRGIGPNKVNQLAHARYFGDADGVREVMRKHADILAPKFTKVLEILEERLGQYEVARWTEPKGGYFISLDVIDGTASRVVELAKEAGIALTGAGSSFPLKQDPNNRNIRLAPSLPPVAEVTAAMDGVATCVLLAAVEKLGA; from the coding sequence TTGTCGCTTCTTGATTTCGACGCAGACCAACTCGCCGCCTTCGCCGCCGAAGTCCGCCAGGACTACGACGTGCTGAAGGACAAGGACCTGAAGCTGGATCTGACCCGCGGCAAGCCCGCCGCCGAGCAACTGGATCTGGCCGACGCCCTGCTCGAGCTTCCGGGCAAGGGCAATCACCACGCGGCCGACGGCACGGACGTGCGCAACTACGGCAACCTCGCCGGGCTCGCGGATGTCCGCGGCATCTGGGCGGAGCTGCTCGGCGTGGAGCTCGAGCAGATCTACGCCGGCGATTCCTCCAGCCTCAACATCATGTTCGACCTCGTCTCCTGGGCGTACGCCTTCGGCACCAACGACTCCGAGCGCCCCTGGAAGGACGAGGAGACGGTCAAGTGGATCTGCCCGGTCCCGGGGTATGACCGCCACTTCACCATCACCGAGAAATTCGGATTCGAGATGATCTCCGTGCCGATGCTCGAGGACGGCCCCGACCTGAACGCCATCCAGGAACTGGTCAAAGACCCGCAGGTCAAGGGCATGTGGGTGGTGCCGGTCTTCTCCAACCCGACGGGGGTGACCACCAGCGAGGAGATCGCCCGCGGCCTGGCCGAGATGGAGACCGCCGCCCCGGACTTCCGCATCGTGTGGGACAACGCGTATGCCGTGCACACGCTGACCGACGAGTTCCCGCCGGTGCACGACGTGCTGGGCTTCGCCGAGGCCGCCGGCAACCCGAACCGCTTCTGGTATCTGACCTCGACGTCGAAGATCACCCACGCCGGCGCCGGCGTCAGCTTCTTCGCCTCCTCCGTGGACAACCTCGACTGGTATAAGTCGGTCGCCTCCGTCCGCGGCATCGGCCCGAACAAGGTCAACCAGCTGGCCCACGCCCGCTACTTCGGCGACGCCGACGGCGTCCGCGAGGTTATGCGCAAGCACGCCGACATCCTGGCGCCGAAGTTCACCAAGGTGCTGGAGATCCTCGAGGAGCGCCTCGGCCAGTACGAGGTCGCCCGCTGGACCGAACCGAAGGGCGGGTACTTCATCTCCCTCGACGTCATCGACGGCACGGCCTCCCGGGTGGTGGAACTGGCGAAGGAGGCCGGCATCGCCCTGACCGGCGCCGGCTCCTCCTTCCCGTTGAAGCAGGACCCGAACAACCGCAACATCCGCCTCGCCCCGTCGCTGCCGCCGGTGGCGGAGGTCACCGCGGCGATGGACGGCGTGGCCACCTGCGTGCTGCTCGCGGCCGTCGAGAAGCTGGGGGCGTAG
- a CDS encoding suppressor of fused domain protein, translating to MATGTVDDDRRFAATFDFGGVDTGLVMTEENDTEVRCELLVIAHESEVMLSAAVTEAADMLQKANGTVPAQPGVLLPDLGTRAGLTADGDLLMEHGLLIAPTLWGGQTPHVREDGRMTLILQLALLTDEEYSIGVDQGVDKLLRRLHRRGEDLADWRRD from the coding sequence GTGGCCACCGGCACAGTCGACGACGACCGCCGGTTCGCCGCCACCTTCGACTTCGGGGGCGTGGACACCGGGCTGGTCATGACCGAAGAAAACGACACCGAGGTCCGCTGCGAACTGCTCGTGATCGCCCACGAAAGCGAGGTGATGCTCAGCGCCGCCGTCACCGAGGCCGCCGACATGCTGCAGAAGGCGAACGGGACCGTGCCCGCCCAACCCGGCGTGCTCCTGCCCGATCTGGGCACCCGGGCCGGGCTCACGGCCGACGGCGACCTGCTCATGGAACACGGCCTGCTCATCGCGCCCACCTTGTGGGGCGGGCAGACCCCGCACGTGCGCGAAGACGGCCGCATGACCCTGATCCTGCAGCTGGCGCTGTTGACCGACGAGGAGTACTCGATCGGGGTGGACCAGGGCGTCGACAAGCTGCTACGCCGCTTGCACCGCCGAGGCGAAGACCTCGCCGACTGGCGCCGCGACTGA
- the ppc gene encoding phosphoenolpyruvate carboxylase, producing MSDQVRDDIRLLGRILGRVIAEQEGEDIYELVEDTRRRAFAVARGEEDPESLLAIFRTVDEHKINLVARSFSYFALMANIAEDLDDETSLAQREDAGEAAPAASLDGVLAKLREADSVTPGDVAQMLRTAQVSPVLTAHPTETRRRTVFDVQKRIIHLLRERHGLINRPETPRRRNRLSEIEREIHLRMTLLWQTALIRIARPQIEDEVNVGLRYFKLSLLEEVPAINRDVLAGLREVFGTEVPSTQIVRTGSWIGGDHDGNPFVTGETLTYATRKAADTVLGHYVEELGELERELSLSDRYSDSSAELQELAARGRNDVPSRVDEPYRRAIHGVHGRIRATRAVVAGDTAADGHEPYASPQEFLADLDVIDRSLREFSDAIIADDRLLRIRSAVESFGFHLNALDLRQNSESFEAVLDELFAAAGVVRGYAGLNEEEKRKVLTEELASARPLTFSWAEPFSEPTERELGIFRAAADAVNLLGPEVIPHCIVSMTGTVSDVLEPMVLLKEVGLINFDAAQGRLVGSVDVAPLFETIDDLKAGAAILEELWDVPLYRQYLRGRGDLQEVVLGYSDSNKDGGYLSANWALYDAELAVVEACAARGINLRFSHGRGGAVGRGGGPTYDAILAQPKGAVQGSIRITEQGEVISARYGQNSTARRHLEAFVAGTLEASLLDTESLQESERAYGIMREIAELAGEKYADLIRRDPGFIDYFTQSTPLHEIGDLNMGSRPTARKQTSSVADLRAIPWVLSWSQSRVNLPGWFGVGTGVTRWAGDDEARWQDLRTLYRAWPFFRSVLDNMAQVMGKASMDLAQMYSRLVDDPEVSRRIFQTISDEYELTREIFRRITGHESLMAGNERLERSVYRRYPYLLPLNAIQVELLRRYRAGDDSFLVSKTIQVTMNGLATGLRTSG from the coding sequence GTGAGTGATCAGGTTCGCGACGACATCCGCCTCCTCGGCCGCATTCTCGGCCGAGTCATCGCCGAGCAGGAGGGCGAGGACATATACGAGCTGGTGGAGGACACCCGGCGGCGGGCGTTCGCGGTGGCCCGCGGGGAGGAGGACCCGGAGTCGTTGTTGGCGATTTTCCGCACCGTCGACGAGCACAAGATCAACCTGGTCGCCCGCTCGTTCAGCTACTTCGCGCTGATGGCCAACATCGCGGAGGACTTGGACGACGAGACCTCGCTGGCGCAGCGGGAAGACGCCGGGGAAGCCGCCCCTGCCGCGTCGCTGGACGGGGTGCTGGCCAAGCTGCGGGAGGCGGATTCGGTGACCCCGGGGGACGTGGCGCAGATGCTGCGCACCGCCCAGGTGTCGCCGGTGTTGACCGCACACCCGACGGAGACGCGCCGCCGCACGGTCTTTGACGTGCAAAAGCGCATCATTCACCTGCTGCGGGAGCGCCACGGCCTGATCAACCGGCCGGAGACCCCGCGGCGGCGCAACCGCTTGAGCGAGATCGAGCGTGAGATCCATCTGCGCATGACCTTGTTATGGCAGACGGCGTTGATCCGCATCGCGCGTCCGCAGATCGAGGACGAGGTCAACGTGGGCCTGCGCTATTTCAAGCTGAGCCTGCTGGAGGAGGTTCCGGCGATCAACCGCGACGTGCTGGCCGGGCTGCGGGAGGTCTTCGGCACGGAGGTGCCGAGCACGCAGATCGTGCGCACCGGTTCCTGGATCGGCGGCGACCACGACGGCAACCCGTTTGTCACGGGCGAGACGCTGACGTATGCCACCCGCAAGGCCGCAGACACGGTGCTGGGCCACTACGTGGAGGAGCTCGGCGAGCTGGAGCGGGAGCTGAGCCTGTCCGACCGGTACTCGGACAGCTCCGCGGAGCTGCAGGAGCTGGCCGCGCGCGGGCGCAACGACGTGCCCAGCCGGGTGGACGAGCCTTATCGACGCGCGATTCACGGCGTCCACGGCCGCATCCGCGCCACCCGCGCCGTCGTCGCCGGGGACACCGCCGCCGACGGCCACGAGCCGTATGCCTCCCCGCAGGAGTTTTTGGCGGATCTGGACGTCATCGACCGCTCGCTGCGCGAGTTCAGCGACGCGATCATCGCCGACGACCGCCTGCTGCGCATCCGCTCCGCCGTGGAGTCCTTCGGCTTCCACCTCAACGCTTTGGACCTGCGCCAGAACTCGGAGTCTTTCGAGGCCGTGCTGGACGAGCTTTTCGCCGCCGCCGGCGTGGTCCGCGGCTACGCGGGACTCAACGAGGAGGAGAAGCGCAAGGTGCTGACCGAGGAGCTCGCCTCGGCGCGCCCGCTGACCTTCTCCTGGGCGGAACCGTTCAGCGAACCGACCGAACGTGAGCTGGGCATCTTCCGCGCGGCGGCCGACGCCGTGAATCTCCTCGGCCCGGAGGTCATCCCGCACTGCATCGTCTCCATGACGGGCACGGTCAGCGACGTCTTGGAACCGATGGTGTTGCTCAAGGAAGTCGGGCTGATCAACTTCGACGCGGCGCAGGGCCGGTTGGTCGGCTCCGTGGACGTCGCCCCGCTGTTTGAGACGATCGACGACCTCAAGGCCGGCGCCGCCATCTTGGAGGAGCTGTGGGACGTGCCGCTGTACCGCCAGTACCTGCGCGGGCGCGGCGATCTCCAGGAAGTCGTGCTGGGGTATTCCGACTCCAACAAGGACGGCGGCTACCTCTCGGCGAACTGGGCGCTGTACGACGCCGAGCTCGCCGTCGTGGAGGCGTGCGCCGCCCGCGGCATCAACCTGCGCTTCTCCCACGGCCGCGGCGGGGCCGTCGGCCGGGGCGGCGGGCCGACCTACGACGCGATCCTGGCCCAGCCCAAAGGCGCGGTGCAGGGCTCCATCCGCATCACCGAGCAGGGCGAGGTCATCTCCGCGCGCTACGGGCAAAACTCCACGGCGCGCAGGCACCTGGAGGCCTTCGTCGCGGGCACGCTGGAGGCCTCCTTGCTGGACACCGAGTCGCTGCAGGAATCGGAGCGCGCCTACGGGATCATGCGCGAGATCGCCGAGCTGGCCGGGGAAAAGTACGCCGACCTGATCCGCCGGGACCCGGGCTTCATCGACTACTTCACCCAGTCGACCCCGCTGCACGAGATCGGGGACCTGAACATGGGCTCGCGCCCGACCGCTCGCAAGCAGACTTCCTCGGTCGCCGATCTACGCGCGATCCCGTGGGTGCTGTCCTGGTCGCAGTCGCGGGTGAACCTGCCGGGCTGGTTCGGCGTCGGCACCGGCGTGACCCGCTGGGCAGGCGACGACGAGGCCCGCTGGCAGGACCTGCGGACCCTCTACCGGGCGTGGCCGTTTTTCCGTTCGGTGCTGGACAACATGGCCCAGGTCATGGGCAAGGCGTCGATGGACCTGGCGCAGATGTACTCGCGCCTGGTCGATGACCCGGAGGTCTCACGTCGCATCTTCCAGACCATCTCCGACGAGTACGAGCTGACCCGCGAAATCTTCCGGCGCATCACCGGCCACGAATCACTCATGGCCGGCAACGAACGCCTGGAGCGCTCCGTGTACCGGCGCTACCCGTATCTGCTGCCGCTCAACGCCATCCAGGTGGAGCTGCTGCGCCGCTACCGCGCCGGGGACGATTCCTTCCTGGTGTCCAAGACCATCCAGGTGACCATGAACGGCCTGGCCACCGGCCTGCGCACCTCCGGGTAG